One window from the genome of [Mycobacterium] stephanolepidis encodes:
- a CDS encoding MlaD family protein: MKVRGAFVGLALFTTVCLGLTWLVYVSLRRDISGSTTPYQAMVSDVFGLREGDDVRIAGVRVGRVEKVELDGDTAKVSFVVQNDQHVFGNTVASVTYQNIIGQRYLGLSMGNTGSLDPLPAGSTIPLERTEPSFDVGRLLHGYAPLFSTLDPKQLDNLTNGVVASLQGDTAAIPTLVNQTTSLTRIVAGKDESLDQVITNLDAVSGILAEQDGSLDQILTQTRQMMSSFNAKRPELVDSLGSFRHVAQRLSTISDIIDPPLNDLINRQPGVARHMVGIENQTAFLGSNLPLILKGVARITQSGSYVNIYACDLNALGFFPGLNVVVPIIVDAATPGNKTQHTPKCRSMANG, encoded by the coding sequence ATGAAGGTACGCGGCGCGTTTGTGGGCCTTGCCCTTTTCACAACGGTTTGTCTTGGTCTTACCTGGTTGGTTTATGTCTCGTTGCGGCGCGATATCTCCGGGTCGACGACGCCCTATCAAGCGATGGTGTCGGACGTATTCGGTCTGCGTGAGGGCGATGACGTCAGGATCGCCGGCGTGCGGGTGGGTCGCGTCGAAAAGGTGGAACTCGACGGCGATACGGCAAAAGTCTCATTTGTCGTACAAAACGACCAGCACGTGTTCGGGAACACCGTTGCCTCTGTGACGTACCAGAACATCATCGGGCAGCGCTATCTCGGTCTGTCGATGGGCAACACAGGCAGCCTCGATCCGCTGCCCGCGGGCAGCACCATCCCACTGGAACGGACCGAGCCCTCATTCGATGTCGGCAGACTGCTACACGGATATGCGCCCCTGTTCAGCACCCTGGATCCCAAGCAACTCGATAACCTCACCAATGGCGTGGTCGCCTCATTACAGGGCGATACTGCCGCGATCCCCACACTGGTGAACCAAACCACCAGCCTGACAAGGATTGTCGCAGGTAAGGACGAATCCCTTGACCAGGTCATCACCAACTTGGACGCGGTGTCCGGCATCCTCGCCGAACAGGACGGCAGCCTTGATCAGATCTTGACCCAGACCCGCCAGATGATGTCCTCGTTCAACGCCAAACGCCCCGAACTTGTGGACTCACTGGGTTCATTCCGCCATGTGGCCCAACGGCTCTCCACGATCAGCGACATCATCGATCCGCCACTCAACGACCTCATCAACCGTCAGCCCGGCGTGGCCCGGCACATGGTGGGCATCGAAAATCAAACCGCATTCCTGGGAAGCAACCTGCCGTTGATTCTCAAGGGCGTCGCCCGGATAACCCAGAGCGGCTCCTACGTGAACATCTATGCGTGTGATCTCAATGCGCTCGGATTCTTTCCGGGGTTGAACGTCGTCGTCCCGATCATCGTGGATGCGGCAACACCGGGAAACAAGACCCAGCACACACCCAAGTGCAGGAGCATGGCCAATGGTTAA
- a CDS encoding MlaE family ABC transporter permease, translated as MTASRHIPGPLRPFRRAQDAGAGPIMQLGHMLTFFGEALAGIPFALRHYRREFVRLLSDISWGNGSIVVGGGTAGVAVGLGMLAGALIAIEGYAFLDLLGLGPATGFISSLVNTRELAPLMASLAFAVQAGCRFTAQLGSMRIAEEIDALGALAIRPIPYLVTTRLMASVVAVLPLYVVCLATSYLSCQLMVMVLGNTSTGSYLHYFTMMLSVQDVIYSVIKCIIFGWIASTIQCYYGFYATGGPEGVGVAAGHAIRSTITAVVMVNMLLTMALWGVDAGARFGG; from the coding sequence GTGACGGCATCGCGTCACATCCCCGGACCGCTGCGCCCCTTCCGGCGGGCTCAAGACGCCGGCGCGGGACCGATCATGCAACTCGGGCACATGCTCACCTTCTTCGGCGAAGCGCTCGCCGGAATTCCGTTCGCGTTACGCCACTACCGCAGAGAGTTCGTGCGCCTGCTCTCCGATATCTCGTGGGGAAACGGATCCATCGTCGTTGGCGGCGGTACCGCCGGCGTGGCGGTAGGGCTGGGGATGCTTGCCGGCGCCTTGATCGCCATCGAGGGTTACGCCTTCCTCGACCTGCTTGGGCTCGGTCCGGCAACGGGATTCATCTCGTCACTGGTGAACACCCGCGAACTGGCGCCGTTGATGGCCTCACTGGCGTTCGCGGTGCAGGCCGGTTGCCGGTTCACCGCCCAACTCGGCTCGATGCGCATCGCCGAGGAGATCGATGCATTGGGCGCCTTGGCCATCCGCCCCATCCCCTATCTGGTCACCACCCGGTTGATGGCCTCGGTCGTCGCCGTCCTGCCCCTGTACGTGGTATGCCTGGCCACCAGCTACCTGTCCTGCCAGCTCATGGTGATGGTTCTCGGCAATACCTCCACCGGCTCCTATCTGCACTACTTCACCATGATGCTCAGCGTGCAGGACGTCATCTATTCGGTGATCAAGTGCATCATCTTCGGCTGGATCGCCTCGACCATCCAGTGCTACTACGGCTTCTATGCCACCGGCGGTCCCGAAGGGGTTGGCGTCGCGGCAGGGCATGCGATTCGATCCACCATCACCGCCGTCGTGATGGTCAACATGCTGCTCACGATGGCCCTCTGGGGTGTCGATGCGGGCGCACGGTTCGGAGGCTGA
- a CDS encoding MlaD family protein, giving the protein MRNPFEFDGRGPNTRQLLIRGGIVITSLAIAVALLLMKSTGRLDDYVDVVAELENVGDGLPRKSDVKYRGVLVGAVHDVTPAVDGKPNYVRIHIKTLYAKNIPSTVTARVVPSNVFAVSSVQLVQNGNATPIRAGARIQEDITLPTVLFQTTISKLRDVLAATGRDRNDNTVGILAAVGAATENRRARLLTGGAQLNRLIQQLDSIVTTDPGPSTVSALVDAAAGLQGTAPDLVDALHQAVRPMQTFAEKRAQLKSMVASADYTFGTAREAIDNHVDQLIRISAELGPALGVIAKNRKQFVPIAVRTKIFANKFIQEAWNPENDSATLRGILSFTPSTTYTRADCPQYGELKGPSCFTAPQIVVRPDLPEVLLPQNYQPPTNLTPPPGTKIGPDGNLIAVEPPLINPNPARADPNPPLPWWTGPAPRVPGTADPADAPPPPPPAQSVPAAPASYGGNVGPVGGAEERAQLGLITGETATTATQLLLGPLARGTTVSLKKSHESGS; this is encoded by the coding sequence GTGCGTAACCCGTTCGAATTCGATGGCCGCGGCCCGAACACACGCCAATTGCTCATCCGCGGCGGCATCGTCATCACGTCCCTCGCGATAGCAGTGGCCCTGCTGCTCATGAAATCGACTGGCCGCCTGGATGACTACGTCGATGTGGTGGCCGAGCTCGAAAATGTCGGCGACGGTCTGCCCAGGAAATCTGATGTCAAGTATCGGGGCGTGCTCGTCGGTGCGGTCCACGACGTCACCCCAGCGGTCGACGGCAAGCCGAACTACGTGCGGATCCACATAAAGACGCTGTACGCAAAGAACATTCCGTCGACCGTCACCGCGCGGGTCGTGCCCAGCAATGTGTTCGCGGTGTCCTCGGTGCAGCTGGTCCAGAACGGGAACGCGACACCGATCCGCGCCGGGGCCCGCATCCAGGAAGACATCACATTGCCGACGGTGCTGTTCCAGACCACCATCAGCAAGCTGCGCGATGTACTGGCCGCCACCGGTCGTGACCGAAACGACAACACTGTGGGCATCCTGGCCGCGGTGGGGGCTGCCACCGAGAACCGAAGGGCCAGACTTCTCACCGGCGGCGCCCAATTGAACCGACTCATTCAACAGCTCGACAGCATCGTCACCACTGATCCTGGTCCGTCGACCGTCTCTGCCCTGGTCGATGCGGCGGCCGGACTACAGGGCACCGCTCCTGACCTGGTCGATGCGTTGCATCAGGCGGTCAGACCGATGCAGACATTCGCCGAGAAACGCGCACAACTGAAATCGATGGTCGCCAGTGCCGACTACACCTTCGGCACGGCTCGAGAAGCCATCGACAACCACGTCGACCAGCTCATCCGGATCTCCGCCGAGCTTGGTCCGGCCCTTGGCGTTATCGCGAAAAACCGCAAGCAATTCGTCCCGATCGCAGTGCGAACCAAGATATTCGCCAACAAGTTCATCCAGGAGGCGTGGAATCCGGAGAATGACAGCGCGACTCTGCGCGGCATCCTCTCCTTCACGCCCTCCACTACCTATACCCGCGCCGATTGCCCTCAGTACGGCGAGCTCAAGGGCCCGAGCTGCTTCACCGCACCGCAAATCGTCGTACGTCCAGACCTACCGGAAGTTCTCCTCCCACAGAACTATCAGCCGCCCACGAACTTGACGCCACCACCGGGGACGAAGATCGGCCCCGACGGAAATCTGATCGCGGTGGAACCGCCACTGATCAATCCAAATCCCGCACGCGCCGATCCCAACCCACCGCTGCCCTGGTGGACCGGCCCCGCTCCCCGGGTACCGGGCACCGCGGACCCGGCCGACGCTCCCCCGCCTCCCCCTCCGGCGCAGTCAGTCCCAGCCGCCCCTGCCTCCTATGGCGGAAACGTGGGTCCGGTGGGCGGCGCCGAGGAGCGGGCTCAGCTCGGCCTGATCACCGGCGAAACAGCTACTACAGCAACACAACTACTGCTCGGACCGTTGGCGCGCGGCACCACCGTATCCCTGAAGAAATCACACGAAAGCGGGTCATGA
- a CDS encoding TetR/AcrR family transcriptional regulator: MSASRRPQPAESVRRRPKDRKVQIAKASSDAFSESGYHAVSMEEIASRVGISAPALYRHSASKYDLFRDAVLGLGRCLVDATDLLADAHADPRETLRALVDGLIETTIAHRTAGGLFRWEGRYLKDEDQIELSNQIKLVNRRIQKPLGSIRPALTSHERWTLSSAALSVIGSITDHRATLPIPEIRTVLAELAESVLYTELPTPPPHDTILPPAPPVTIDAGPYEMLLHESMRLFNVNGYRETSMEDIATAIGIPVSGIYRYFPSKADMLAASFRRAADRISGDVSRALSETTAPEAALGKLVAGYVARSFERPELGYVYYTERINLPAAEQAILHHVQRSTVESWTKLLLSARPEITPGHARFAVHAGFTLVVDLGRLVQYDNTEHARASVRCLMEAALLGRPIMAGSDERPAGTQSPT; the protein is encoded by the coding sequence ATGTCCGCCTCCCGCCGGCCGCAGCCCGCCGAATCGGTACGGCGCCGCCCCAAGGATCGCAAGGTCCAGATCGCGAAGGCGTCATCCGATGCCTTCAGCGAATCCGGCTATCACGCCGTGAGCATGGAGGAAATCGCATCGCGCGTGGGCATCTCGGCACCGGCGCTCTATCGGCACTCCGCAAGCAAATACGACTTGTTCCGCGACGCGGTATTGGGGCTGGGACGCTGCCTCGTTGACGCCACTGACCTTCTCGCCGACGCCCACGCCGACCCGCGAGAGACACTGCGCGCCTTGGTGGACGGACTCATCGAGACCACGATTGCCCACCGCACGGCAGGAGGCCTTTTCCGCTGGGAGGGAAGGTATCTCAAGGATGAGGACCAGATCGAGCTCTCCAATCAGATCAAACTGGTCAATCGGCGCATACAGAAGCCCCTCGGATCCATCCGACCCGCATTGACATCTCATGAACGCTGGACACTGTCGTCTGCGGCATTGAGCGTCATCGGCAGCATCACCGATCATCGGGCGACATTGCCCATTCCGGAAATCCGAACTGTCCTTGCCGAACTCGCCGAGTCGGTGCTGTACACGGAACTGCCTACACCACCGCCGCACGACACCATTCTGCCCCCGGCGCCACCGGTGACGATCGACGCGGGCCCCTATGAGATGTTGCTGCATGAATCGATGCGGCTGTTCAACGTGAACGGCTACCGCGAAACCAGCATGGAAGACATTGCGACAGCCATCGGCATTCCGGTGTCCGGCATCTATCGTTACTTTCCCAGCAAGGCAGATATGCTCGCAGCCTCGTTTCGTCGTGCGGCAGACCGGATTTCCGGGGATGTATCCCGGGCGCTGTCCGAGACGACAGCTCCGGAGGCCGCACTGGGCAAGCTCGTGGCGGGATACGTGGCGCGTTCATTCGAGCGGCCAGAACTCGGATACGTCTACTACACCGAACGCATCAATCTCCCTGCCGCAGAACAGGCGATCCTGCACCATGTTCAGCGCTCCACCGTCGAATCCTGGACCAAGCTGTTGCTGTCCGCACGGCCCGAGATCACGCCCGGGCACGCGCGCTTCGCGGTCCACGCCGGCTTCACGCTTGTCGTAGACCTGGGCCGGCTGGTTCAGTACGACAACACCGAACACGCGCGGGCCAGCGTGCGGTGTCTGATGGAGGCTGCGCTCCTCGGCAGACCCATCATGGCGGGTTCAGATGAGCGGCCTGCCGGTACGCAATCTCCAACGTAG
- a CDS encoding oxygenase MpaB family protein — MPTQYVQMPPGVRPRLTTDQTRIQITQYTPRWVNKKKVDPTQALDFWSAAGAAANVVMQMCWPEVGYGVAESRVESGSLMKHPWKRLRTTAQYLAVAVLGSQVERNAYRDAVNVAHRQVRSTEHSPVDYNAFNRELQLWVAACLFIFYEDTYQLLHGKMTDGQAEYFFQKAMPIGTTLQVTEDQWPSTRADFDTYWNIACERVKLDGYIRDYAMKLIDLRMINWPMRKLLAPLLRFLTIGFLAPVFREQMGLEWTDDDRRRFEHLFLFVSFVNRFIPRYLRNMNYSLLMRDLRWRLRTGRPLI; from the coding sequence ATGCCAACGCAATATGTTCAGATGCCTCCCGGGGTGAGGCCCCGCCTCACCACCGATCAGACACGGATACAGATCACTCAGTACACCCCGCGTTGGGTGAATAAGAAGAAGGTCGACCCCACGCAGGCACTCGATTTCTGGTCGGCGGCCGGGGCCGCGGCGAATGTGGTCATGCAGATGTGTTGGCCGGAAGTGGGATACGGCGTTGCCGAAAGCAGGGTCGAGTCCGGCAGTCTCATGAAACACCCCTGGAAGCGTCTGCGTACCACGGCGCAGTACCTCGCCGTCGCAGTCTTGGGAAGCCAAGTGGAGCGAAACGCGTACCGCGACGCCGTCAACGTCGCTCATCGGCAGGTGCGATCGACCGAACATAGCCCGGTGGACTACAACGCCTTCAACCGAGAGCTGCAGTTGTGGGTGGCGGCGTGTCTGTTCATCTTCTACGAGGACACCTACCAACTGCTGCACGGCAAGATGACCGACGGGCAGGCCGAGTACTTCTTCCAGAAGGCGATGCCGATCGGGACCACTCTGCAAGTTACTGAGGACCAATGGCCCTCAACCAGAGCGGATTTCGATACCTACTGGAACATCGCATGTGAACGGGTCAAGCTCGACGGGTACATCCGCGACTACGCGATGAAGCTGATCGACCTACGAATGATCAACTGGCCCATGCGCAAGCTGCTGGCACCGCTGTTGCGCTTTCTAACCATAGGGTTTCTCGCTCCGGTTTTCCGTGAGCAGATGGGCCTGGAATGGACGGACGACGACAGGCGGCGGTTCGAGCATCTGTTTCTGTTCGTCTCATTTGTGAACCGCTTCATTCCGCGATATCTGCGAAACATGAACTACAGCTTGCTCATGCGAGATCTACGTTGGAGATTGCGTACCGGCAGGCCGCTCATCTGA
- a CDS encoding MCE family protein, whose product MVNSARWRRPIRRPLDSYNKTWIGFIAIGLVVAVMGGLLLVKTAGLGYRHYTAQFAQAAALHTGNIVTVAGIPVGEVTSMRLARDHVEVGLRVRDDVPLGAETRAIMKVTTILGSRYLELRPGRSGTVAHGIIDLAHTEVPYDLQDTLADVTTTFGETDTDQIAASLGTLGKQLEGLPPVIPQAMDDLHRLSTIVAHRRIQIGSLLANIDTVSSTLRRQQSGVGTLVRQGQDLLGEFVVRRTAFHALIQSTTKLVAFLSKVVVDDQASIEDLIRDLNHLLGLLSDHDDLVRNILQIAPVTARNVTNAFGYGNAWEANVTNGLLVDSWMCAISGRAQQFGMLEYFKDCK is encoded by the coding sequence ATGGTTAACAGCGCACGGTGGCGGCGTCCCATTCGACGCCCGTTGGACTCGTACAACAAAACATGGATCGGATTCATCGCGATCGGGTTGGTTGTCGCGGTGATGGGCGGATTGCTCCTGGTCAAGACCGCCGGACTCGGATACCGGCACTACACAGCGCAATTCGCACAAGCCGCCGCCCTCCACACGGGCAACATCGTCACGGTCGCGGGTATCCCGGTCGGTGAGGTCACCAGTATGCGACTGGCCCGCGATCACGTGGAAGTCGGTCTGCGTGTACGTGACGACGTCCCGCTGGGCGCCGAAACCAGGGCGATTATGAAGGTCACCACCATCCTTGGTTCGCGATACCTGGAGTTGCGGCCGGGACGCAGCGGCACGGTGGCGCACGGAATCATCGACCTGGCGCATACCGAGGTCCCTTACGACCTGCAAGACACGTTGGCCGACGTCACCACCACATTCGGCGAGACCGATACCGACCAAATCGCCGCCTCGCTCGGCACGTTGGGTAAGCAGCTGGAGGGCCTACCGCCGGTCATCCCGCAAGCCATGGATGACCTGCATCGCCTCTCCACCATCGTCGCTCACCGGCGAATCCAGATCGGGTCGCTGCTGGCCAACATCGACACAGTCAGCAGCACCCTGCGTCGCCAGCAGTCGGGCGTCGGGACGCTCGTCCGGCAGGGGCAGGACCTGCTGGGCGAATTCGTGGTACGCCGCACCGCATTTCACGCACTGATCCAATCAACCACAAAGCTGGTGGCATTCCTGAGCAAGGTAGTGGTGGACGACCAGGCCAGCATCGAAGACCTGATCCGGGACCTGAATCACCTGTTGGGGTTGCTGTCGGACCACGACGACTTGGTGCGCAACATCCTGCAGATCGCCCCGGTCACCGCACGCAATGTCACCAACGCCTTCGGGTATGGCAACGCCTGGGAAGCCAACGTCACCAATGGGCTGCTGGTGGACTCGTGGATGTGCGCAATCAGCGGCCGGGCACAGCAATTCGGCATGCTCGAGTACTTCAAGGACTGCAAGTGA
- a CDS encoding ABC transporter ATP-binding protein, which produces MRSVTKRYGTTTALHSLDLEVEQAQVFALLGPNGAGKTTTVELCEGFLHPDEGTVEVLGMDPVAKNSAVRARIGVMLQGGGAYPTARASEMLGLVASYSANPLDPQWLLDTLGLTDAARTPYRRLSGGQQQRLALACALVGRPELVFLDEPTAGMDAHARLVVWELIDCLRRDGVSVVLTTHHMKEAEELADQLMIIDHGAVVAAGTPSELMQTGAENQLRFSAPPRLDLALLISALPEGYKVAEATPGEYRVEGVVDPQVLATVTAWCARMDVLTTDLRVEKRSLEDVFLELTGRELR; this is translated from the coding sequence ATGCGGTCGGTGACGAAGCGATACGGGACAACGACAGCACTCCACAGCCTCGACCTTGAGGTAGAGCAGGCCCAGGTCTTTGCGCTGCTCGGCCCCAACGGCGCCGGGAAGACAACGACCGTCGAACTGTGCGAGGGCTTCCTGCATCCCGACGAAGGCACCGTTGAGGTGCTGGGCATGGATCCGGTTGCGAAGAACTCGGCGGTGCGCGCGCGTATCGGCGTCATGCTGCAGGGCGGCGGCGCCTACCCCACCGCCCGGGCCAGCGAAATGCTCGGCCTTGTCGCCTCATATTCGGCCAATCCGCTTGACCCACAATGGCTTCTGGATACGCTCGGGTTGACCGACGCCGCCCGCACTCCGTATCGACGGCTGTCCGGAGGACAACAACAGCGCCTCGCGCTGGCGTGCGCACTGGTGGGCCGGCCCGAGCTGGTCTTCCTCGACGAGCCGACAGCCGGGATGGATGCCCACGCCCGGTTGGTGGTGTGGGAGCTGATCGACTGCCTGCGTCGTGATGGCGTATCGGTGGTACTGACCACGCACCACATGAAGGAGGCCGAGGAACTGGCCGACCAGCTCATGATCATCGATCACGGTGCCGTGGTGGCAGCCGGTACACCCTCGGAGCTGATGCAGACCGGGGCGGAGAACCAGCTGCGCTTCTCTGCGCCGCCACGACTGGACCTGGCACTGCTCATTTCGGCGCTGCCCGAGGGATACAAGGTGGCCGAGGCCACTCCCGGCGAGTATCGCGTCGAAGGCGTGGTCGACCCGCAGGTTCTGGCCACGGTGACCGCGTGGTGCGCGCGGATGGATGTGTTGACCACCGACCTGCGCGTGGAGAAACGCAGTCTCGAGGATGTGTTCCTGGAATTGACCGGCAGGGAATTGCGATGA
- a CDS encoding ABC transporter permease → MTDTTPRFDPGTFTPDPRASAVHTMLFAQFWLELKLLLRNGEQLLLTMFIPITLLIGLTLLPLGQFPGSRTDIFVPAIMALAVISTAFTGQAIAVGFDRRYGALKRLGATALPVWGIIAGKALAVVTVVVLQAAVIGAIGAALGWRPHPVGLLLGAVVIALGTATFAAMGLLLGGTLRAEIVLALANLLWFIFAGLGALTLEDGRTTDAIPHAVVLLARLSPSGALSEALAAAMTLSVDWFAIAVLAVWGSLAGYGALRWFRFT, encoded by the coding sequence ATGACCGACACCACACCCCGTTTTGACCCGGGTACGTTCACACCGGATCCGCGTGCCAGCGCGGTGCACACCATGCTCTTCGCGCAGTTCTGGCTGGAGCTCAAACTGCTGCTGCGCAACGGCGAACAGCTGCTGCTGACCATGTTCATCCCGATCACGCTGCTCATCGGGCTGACCTTGCTGCCGCTGGGCCAATTCCCCGGCTCGCGTACCGACATCTTCGTGCCCGCCATCATGGCACTGGCGGTGATCTCCACAGCCTTTACCGGGCAGGCCATCGCTGTCGGGTTCGATCGCCGGTATGGCGCTCTGAAACGCCTGGGCGCCACCGCGTTACCGGTGTGGGGCATCATCGCCGGCAAGGCGCTGGCCGTGGTGACGGTGGTGGTCCTGCAGGCCGCTGTCATAGGCGCCATCGGCGCTGCGCTGGGCTGGCGCCCGCATCCGGTCGGACTGCTCCTCGGTGCGGTGGTCATCGCTCTCGGCACCGCGACGTTCGCAGCGATGGGACTGCTACTCGGCGGCACCCTGCGCGCGGAAATTGTGCTCGCCCTGGCGAATCTGCTGTGGTTCATCTTCGCCGGGCTCGGGGCGTTGACCCTGGAGGACGGGCGCACCACCGACGCGATCCCCCATGCCGTGGTGCTTTTGGCGCGACTCTCCCCCTCCGGTGCGCTCTCGGAGGCGCTGGCCGCCGCCATGACGCTTTCGGTGGACTGGTTCGCAATCGCCGTGCTCGCGGTATGGGGCTCGCTCGCCGGATACGGTGCGCTGCGCTGGTTCCGGTTCACCTGA
- a CDS encoding MlaE family ABC transporter permease, translating into MSDPAVEFAPTQGVKAPAGSVATIEDWAVGYVRRHPLAAVTTVGEQFVMAVHTVQYFFIDVASGRFPWREFIRQGAFMASTAVLPTILIALPLGVTLSIQFALLAAQVGATSLAGAASGLAVIRQAAPLVAAMLMATAVGSAITADLGSRTMREETDAMEVMGVSVIRRLVVPRFAASILVALLLTGGTCFVGFLAAYLFNVYALDGAPGSFVSTFSSFATTGDMIVALLKAVIFGALVAVIACQKGLATQGGPIGVANSVNAAVVESILILMAVNVAISQFYVMLSPRTGL; encoded by the coding sequence TTGAGTGATCCAGCAGTGGAGTTCGCGCCGACACAAGGAGTGAAGGCTCCGGCCGGCAGCGTCGCGACGATCGAGGATTGGGCCGTCGGCTACGTCCGGCGTCATCCTTTGGCAGCCGTGACGACCGTCGGCGAGCAGTTCGTGATGGCCGTACACACCGTGCAGTACTTCTTCATCGACGTGGCCTCCGGGCGGTTCCCATGGCGTGAGTTCATCCGCCAGGGCGCATTCATGGCATCGACGGCTGTGCTTCCCACGATCCTGATCGCGTTGCCGCTAGGAGTCACACTGTCGATTCAATTCGCGCTGTTGGCAGCACAAGTCGGTGCCACCTCGCTGGCCGGCGCCGCCAGTGGTCTGGCGGTGATTCGGCAGGCCGCACCACTCGTGGCAGCGATGCTGATGGCCACGGCAGTCGGTTCGGCGATCACCGCCGACTTGGGTTCGCGCACAATGCGTGAAGAGACCGATGCCATGGAGGTCATGGGGGTCTCGGTCATCCGCAGGTTGGTGGTCCCCCGGTTCGCCGCCTCCATTCTGGTGGCGCTGCTGCTCACCGGCGGAACCTGTTTCGTCGGCTTCCTGGCGGCCTACCTGTTCAATGTGTACGCCCTGGATGGCGCTCCAGGAAGTTTCGTGTCGACCTTCTCGTCCTTTGCCACCACCGGCGACATGATCGTGGCCCTACTCAAGGCGGTCATCTTCGGCGCCCTGGTGGCGGTGATCGCATGCCAGAAGGGTCTGGCGACTCAGGGCGGCCCGATCGGAGTGGCCAATTCGGTGAATGCCGCTGTCGTGGAATCGATCTTGATCCTGATGGCCGTGAATGTCGCCATCAGCCAGTTCTACGTCATGCTGTCTCCACGTACGGGCCTGTGA
- a CDS encoding YybH family protein — protein MPDIAAALDRFVAAFNTNELDVVMQHFAEDAEYLPGDGSRHVGLAAIRREFEPQFRGAYGAMTFDEHDRIIDAAARKATIRWTCRHDIRSRRSAGWVLGLVTRIGAVVLPRFGWEGLDVFHFDDDGKITGKYTYSNYLLPRISGRLG, from the coding sequence ATGCCTGATATCGCGGCAGCTCTGGACCGCTTCGTGGCTGCGTTCAACACCAACGAGCTCGACGTGGTCATGCAGCACTTCGCCGAGGACGCCGAGTACCTGCCGGGCGATGGATCTCGCCACGTGGGTCTGGCCGCCATTCGTCGTGAATTCGAACCGCAGTTCCGCGGCGCCTATGGCGCGATGACATTCGATGAACACGACCGGATCATCGACGCGGCCGCACGTAAGGCCACCATTCGATGGACCTGCCGACACGACATCCGTTCGCGCCGGTCGGCGGGGTGGGTGTTGGGTTTGGTGACGCGCATTGGGGCGGTGGTGCTTCCACGGTTCGGCTGGGAGGGGCTAGACGTCTTTCATTTCGACGACGACGGCAAGATCACCGGCAAGTACACGTATTCGAACTACCTGCTCCCGCGCATCAGCGGCCGGCTCGGCTAG